In Streptomyces capitiformicae, one genomic interval encodes:
- a CDS encoding type IV secretory system conjugative DNA transfer family protein, translating into MRPEDRHPRQSGGGIPDGLLIALLGFLVGLILLVWTATGLAGLFAHGAWPDRITFARTPMAVRSLITNPQDLPAAWPDTPAGQLSGYGLFWGLLISQLMVLLVLTIFAMGTLARWRAVRAREKALRSQGAPPATASTAAQPAPSHHNATTAAPTAAPTPAPAPAPTAAPIAEPTGATEEATAPLPPALLKTPESPASPPSAFASPPESQRPVILGSAESRRPAALQAVRDAEGPALVVTSDPTLWSDTKDARAKLGPVLLYDPSHLCDTPARLHWSPTTGCEDKPTAAARATALLAPIRPTAKIDQAVADTAETLLRSYLHAAAVDGRTIRHLHRWAQGSNVQEAVRTLRTNPKAAPGSAGELESALTSHPERRDIAQELTARALSSLSTVNVRESCTPNRPDSLILDSFLHEGGTLYVVGAPIEDPKANPSAMPLLTALASSVVERGRRMAERSSSGRLDPPLTLVLDDVAAVAPLPQLPALLASGQSEGLPTLALLRSREQAKSRWPNHELPTP; encoded by the coding sequence ATGAGACCAGAGGACCGGCACCCCCGGCAGAGCGGCGGCGGCATCCCCGACGGGCTGCTGATCGCCCTCCTCGGCTTCCTCGTAGGCCTGATCCTGCTCGTCTGGACGGCCACCGGCCTCGCCGGCCTCTTCGCCCACGGCGCCTGGCCCGACCGCATCACCTTCGCCCGCACCCCCATGGCCGTACGCAGCCTGATCACCAACCCCCAGGACCTCCCCGCCGCCTGGCCGGACACCCCCGCCGGCCAGCTCTCCGGCTACGGCCTCTTCTGGGGCCTCCTCATCAGCCAGCTGATGGTCCTCCTCGTCCTGACCATCTTCGCCATGGGCACCCTGGCCCGCTGGCGCGCGGTACGGGCGAGGGAGAAGGCGCTACGGTCCCAGGGCGCGCCCCCGGCAACGGCGTCCACGGCGGCACAGCCCGCCCCGAGTCACCACAACGCCACAACGGCGGCGCCCACGGCCGCGCCCACGCCCGCACCCGCGCCCGCGCCCACGGCCGCGCCCATCGCCGAGCCGACCGGAGCCACGGAAGAAGCCACCGCGCCCCTCCCCCCAGCCCTCCTCAAAACCCCGGAATCCCCGGCCTCCCCACCGTCTGCCTTCGCAAGCCCCCCTGAATCGCAACGACCTGTAATCCTCGGCTCCGCCGAATCCCGCCGCCCCGCCGCGCTCCAAGCCGTACGGGACGCCGAAGGCCCGGCCCTGGTGGTCACCTCCGACCCCACCCTGTGGTCGGACACGAAGGACGCCCGAGCGAAACTGGGCCCGGTCCTCCTCTACGACCCCTCCCACCTCTGCGACACCCCGGCCCGCCTCCACTGGTCCCCCACCACCGGCTGCGAGGACAAGCCCACCGCGGCGGCCAGGGCAACCGCCCTCCTCGCCCCGATCCGCCCCACGGCGAAGATCGACCAGGCGGTGGCGGACACGGCGGAAACGCTCCTGCGCAGCTACCTCCACGCCGCTGCCGTAGACGGCCGCACGATCCGCCACCTCCACCGCTGGGCCCAGGGCAGCAACGTCCAAGAGGCGGTACGAACCCTCCGCACGAACCCGAAAGCAGCGCCGGGCTCCGCCGGCGAACTCGAATCGGCCCTGACGTCCCACCCCGAACGCCGTGACATCGCCCAGGAACTGACGGCCCGAGCCCTGTCCTCCCTCTCCACGGTCAATGTGCGGGAATCGTGCACCCCGAACCGGCCAGACTCCCTGATCCTGGATTCCTTCCTCCACGAGGGGGGAACGCTCTATGTGGTCGGCGCCCCCATCGAGGACCCCAAGGCGAACCCGTCCGCCATGCCCCTGCTGACGGCCCTCGCCTCAAGCGTGGTCGAGCGCGGCCGGCGCATGGCCGAACGGTCATCCTCCGGCCGCCTCGACCCACCACTCACCCTGGTCCTGGACGACGTGGCAGCGGTGGCCCCGCTCCCCCAACTCCCGGCCCTCCTGGCCTCCGGCCA
- a CDS encoding SCO6880 family protein produces the protein MTTESHLSHPVTPRRTYLIGRARPNAIIGRNRESGEIALIIAGAFLGMMCGLLVPVLVPRIALLTGFPLLALAAVYVPYKRRTFYKWFEINRSYKRALRRGTTYRSAAMEAGTRLDGREVEIGPPPGIGRITWLAAPFGPDEIAVLLHADRRTVTAAIEIEGPGVGLRDSEDQEALVDRFGTLLKHVANGDGFVTRLQMLARTLPADPDAHAKDVAQRGDERAPGWLQQSYDQLQSMVSTSSEQHRAYLVACMHYTRELAAEAHAMARAARPQGRKLDKDAGLAVVMARELTDICSRLQEADIRVRQPLGQGRLASLIHSMYDPDHPIDHIQAMTRRNAWPAELDAMEPDYLQAKTRESSTRAPWCHATAWVKEWPMTPVGVNFLAPLLVHTPDVIRTVAVTMDLEPTEVAIERMLTEKTNDEAEASRAAKMNRTVDPRDVASHSRLDQRGEDLASGAAGVNLVGYITVSSRSPEALARDKRTIRASAGKSYLKLEWCDREHHRAFVNTLPFATGIRR, from the coding sequence TTGACGACCGAGTCCCACCTGTCCCATCCGGTCACGCCCCGCCGTACATATCTGATCGGCCGCGCCCGGCCGAACGCGATCATCGGCCGGAACCGCGAGTCCGGCGAGATCGCGCTCATCATCGCGGGCGCGTTCCTCGGCATGATGTGCGGTCTCCTCGTCCCGGTACTCGTACCGCGCATCGCCCTGCTCACCGGCTTCCCGCTCCTCGCGCTGGCGGCCGTCTACGTGCCGTACAAGCGGCGGACGTTCTACAAGTGGTTCGAGATCAACCGCAGTTACAAGCGCGCGCTCCGCCGCGGCACGACGTACCGTTCCGCCGCCATGGAGGCCGGTACGCGCCTCGACGGCCGTGAGGTCGAGATCGGTCCGCCCCCGGGCATCGGCCGTATCACCTGGCTGGCCGCCCCCTTCGGCCCGGACGAGATCGCCGTACTGCTGCACGCCGACCGCCGGACCGTCACCGCCGCCATCGAGATCGAGGGCCCGGGCGTCGGCCTGCGCGACTCCGAGGACCAGGAAGCCCTCGTCGACCGCTTCGGCACCCTCCTCAAGCACGTGGCCAACGGCGACGGTTTCGTCACCCGCCTGCAGATGCTCGCCCGCACGCTCCCGGCCGACCCGGACGCCCACGCCAAGGACGTCGCCCAGCGCGGCGACGAGCGCGCCCCCGGCTGGCTGCAGCAGTCGTACGACCAGCTGCAGTCCATGGTCTCCACGAGCAGCGAGCAGCACCGCGCGTACCTCGTCGCGTGCATGCACTACACCCGTGAACTGGCCGCCGAGGCGCACGCCATGGCCCGCGCGGCCCGCCCGCAGGGCAGGAAGCTCGACAAGGACGCGGGCCTCGCCGTCGTCATGGCCCGTGAGCTGACGGACATCTGCTCGCGCCTCCAGGAAGCCGACATCCGCGTACGGCAGCCGCTGGGCCAGGGCCGCCTCGCCTCCCTCATCCACTCCATGTACGACCCGGACCACCCCATCGACCACATCCAGGCCATGACCAGGCGCAACGCCTGGCCGGCCGAACTGGACGCGATGGAGCCGGACTACCTCCAGGCCAAGACCCGCGAATCCTCCACCCGCGCCCCCTGGTGCCACGCCACGGCCTGGGTGAAGGAGTGGCCGATGACCCCGGTCGGCGTCAACTTCCTGGCCCCGCTCCTGGTCCACACCCCGGACGTCATCCGCACCGTCGCCGTCACGATGGACCTCGAACCCACCGAGGTCGCCATCGAGCGCATGCTGACGGAGAAGACGAACGACGAGGCGGAGGCGTCCCGCGCCGCCAAGATGAACCGCACCGTCGACCCCCGTGACGTGGCCTCCCACTCCCGCCTCGACCAGCGCGGCGAGGACCTCGCCAGCGGCGCCGCCGGCGTCAACCTGGTCGGCTACATCACCGTCTCCTCCCGCTCCCCGGAGGCGCTCGCGCGCGACAAGCGGACGATAAGGGCCTCGGCCGGCAAGTCGTACCTGAAGCTGGAGTGGTGCGACCGCGAGCACCACCGGGCCTTCGTCAACACGCTCCCGTTCGCCACCGGAATCCGAAGGTAG
- a CDS encoding ATP-binding protein: MRDPMSALTDAFTSFLFGKVETTRLPVRTSTGQAQAVYLPTAAPGLGDSGVIIGREVYSGKGYIYDPFQLYGQQLPAPHWLVLGESGNGKSALEKTYVLRQLRFRDRQVVVLDAQGEDGVGEWNLIAQELGITPIRLDPTAALNHGIRLNPLDPSITSTGQLALLRTIIEVAMGHGLDERSGFALKVAHAYVNETIVERQPVLTDIVEQLRHPEPESAEAMNVALDDVRAWGLDVALVLDRLVDGDLRGMFDGPTTVGIDLDAPLIVFDLSHIDRNSIAMPILMAIVGVWLEHTWIRPDRKKRIFLVEEAWHIINSPFVAQLFQRLLKFGRRLGLSFVAVVHHLSDVIDGAAAKEAAAILKMASTRTIYAQKADEARATGRVLGLPRWAVEIIPTLTPGIAVWDVNGNVQVVKHLVTETERPLVFTDRAMTESSNDHLLDDDALRAAELEAEERAAAFVEQQLSDLEGYGPSESTVA; the protein is encoded by the coding sequence ATGCGGGACCCGATGTCCGCCCTCACGGACGCCTTCACCTCCTTCCTCTTCGGCAAGGTCGAGACGACCCGCCTCCCCGTCCGCACCTCCACCGGCCAGGCCCAGGCGGTCTACCTCCCGACCGCCGCCCCCGGCCTCGGCGACTCCGGCGTGATCATCGGCCGCGAGGTCTACTCCGGCAAGGGCTACATCTACGACCCCTTCCAGCTCTACGGCCAACAGCTCCCCGCCCCGCACTGGCTCGTCCTCGGCGAGTCCGGCAACGGCAAGTCGGCCCTGGAGAAGACGTACGTCCTGCGCCAGCTCCGCTTCCGCGACCGCCAGGTCGTCGTCCTGGACGCCCAGGGCGAGGACGGCGTCGGCGAGTGGAACCTCATCGCCCAGGAGCTGGGAATAACTCCCATCCGCCTGGACCCGACCGCCGCCCTGAACCACGGCATCCGCCTCAACCCCCTCGACCCCTCGATCACCTCGACGGGCCAGCTGGCTCTCCTGAGGACGATCATCGAGGTGGCGATGGGCCACGGCCTGGACGAACGCTCCGGCTTCGCCCTCAAGGTCGCCCACGCCTACGTCAACGAGACGATCGTCGAACGCCAGCCGGTCCTCACCGACATCGTCGAGCAGCTCCGCCACCCCGAGCCGGAGTCCGCGGAGGCGATGAACGTCGCCCTCGACGACGTACGGGCCTGGGGCCTGGACGTGGCACTGGTCCTGGACCGACTGGTCGACGGCGACCTGCGCGGCATGTTCGACGGCCCCACGACGGTCGGCATCGATCTCGACGCCCCGCTGATCGTCTTCGACCTGTCGCACATCGACCGCAACTCCATCGCCATGCCGATCCTGATGGCGATCGTCGGCGTCTGGCTGGAGCACACCTGGATCCGCCCCGACCGGAAGAAGCGCATCTTCCTGGTCGAGGAGGCCTGGCACATCATCAACAGCCCCTTCGTCGCCCAACTCTTCCAGCGCCTGCTGAAGTTCGGCCGACGGCTCGGCCTCTCCTTCGTCGCGGTCGTCCACCACCTCTCGGACGTCATCGACGGCGCGGCGGCGAAGGAAGCGGCCGCGATCCTCAAGATGGCCTCCACAAGGACGATCTACGCCCAGAAAGCGGACGAAGCCCGTGCGACCGGCCGTGTCCTGGGCCTGCCCCGCTGGGCGGTGGAGATCATTCCCACCCTCACCCCCGGCATCGCGGTCTGGGACGTCAACGGCAACGTCCAGGTCGTCAAACACCTGGTCACCGAGACGGAACGCCCACTGGTCTTCACCGACCGCGCGATGACCGAATCGTCCAACGACCACCTCCTGGACGACGACGCCCTGCGCGCCGCCGAGCTGGAGGCGGAGGAACGGGCCGCGGCGTTCGTCGAACAGCAACTGAGCGACCTGGAGGGGTACGGCCCCTCCGAGTCCACGGTGGCCTGA